The proteins below come from a single Aegilops tauschii subsp. strangulata cultivar AL8/78 chromosome 6, Aet v6.0, whole genome shotgun sequence genomic window:
- the LOC109779884 gene encoding telomere-binding protein 1 — protein MVFRKKSEGGSVVRRPRKPRDTTLAPVKRSARLKKKQMYALDLLATVAESLSSDEDDYSTESDQDVAAASHNSDRASVKAEQFDEAPQLNSTALENDCCRGYTVGCDGICASLGQTSIRKTEDLSTQNVADTVEGSLIEKADADNLLTQNVADAAAEPLIEKKPDVFAEGSLVSCTKPSLLDCGLGTIPEYGTIGVCHPCFPTSADVKQVHQATPAIIRSLVDGNAAALHGLVDTMDLDVKPSVLNSESSSGVHFGGHDNGHRASPFYPVQVQHAADIDNDEKSTRCVLPSTSGSKGGYLPNKGDCRTRRLLSTRMRKAARNKMCGELPNKGSKFGGKKISATRRRAQMQRMLKTKKVVECYSAQPSDEGVLTETSGTSCSRGGQDPTCASESSQRKPCASEGCNVKFIIKSFNIPELSIEVPENATVGSLKRIVMDAVTSKVEGSLSVSVLLQGKIIQDDNKTLHQAGICHGAKPDSIGFTLECEAKQDSRPSGIAPEEMDSAGPSVVNPLSKIKFEQPFISCTLGDYPYEGAAQVRPEICQAIVPYGTSNPDVLAIVPVVPRSRQRDFGQRRKRRPFSVAEVELLVEAVELLGFGRWKNVKNHAFRDNEERTYVDLKDKWKNLVHTASIPPQLRRGRAIPPQDLLDRVLAAQAYWTVHHAKRDEEEGRD, from the exons ATGGTGTTCCGGAAGAAGTCCGAGGGAGGATCCGTTGTCCGGCGACCTCGCAAGCCACGGGACACGACTCTGGCTCCG GTGAAGCGCTCCGCGAGGTTAAAGAAAAAGCAGATGTACGCTCTTGATCTGCTCGCCACAGTTGCAGAATCCTTGTCCTCAGATGAGGATGATTATTCCACCGAAAGCGACCAAGATGTAGCAGCAGCAAGTCATAATTCAGACAGGGCATCTGTTAAAGCAGAACAATTTGATGAAGCCCCGCAGCTCAATAGCACAGCATTGGAGAATGATTGCTGCAGAGGATATACAGTGGGCTGTGATGGTATCTGTGCCTCTCTCGGACAAACTAGCATACGCAAGACAGAGGACTTATCGACCCAGAATGTTGCTGATACAGTAGAGGGGTCACTAATAGAAAAGGCAGATGCGGACAACTTATTGACCCAAAACGTTGCTGATGCAGCAGCAGAGCCACTGATAGAAAAGAAGCCAGATGTGTTTGCTGAGGGCTCATTGGTTAGTTGTACAAAACCATCTCTATTGGATTGTGGTCTTGGCACAATTCCGGAGTATGGAACTATTGGAGTATGCCATCCTTGTTTCCCGACGTCGGCAGACGTTAAACAAGTGCATCAAGCCACACCTGCAATAATCAGAAGTCTGGTAGATGGCAATGCCGCAGCTCTGCATGGTTTGGTTGACACCATGGATCTGGATGTCAAACCTTCTGTGCTTAATTCTGAGAGTAGCTCAGGAGTGCACTTTGGTGGCCATGACAATGGCCATAGGGCTTCTCCATTCTATCCGGTTCAAGTGCAGCATGCTGCAGAtatagataatgatgaaaaaTCCACCAGGTGTGTGCTTCCAAGCACCTCAGGAAGCAAGGGTGGTTATTTGCCAAATAAAGGTGACTGTAGAACAAGGAGATTGTTGTCCACCAGGATGAGGAAGGCAGCTCGTAATAAGATGTGTGGAGAGCTGCCCAATAAAG GTAGCAAGTTCGGTGGAAAGAAGATATCCGCTACACGTCGGAGGGCGCAGATGCAACGAATGCTCAAGACAAAAAAAGTAGTTGAATGCTACTCTGCACAGCCATCTGATGAAGGGGTCCTAACTGAAa CCAGTGGGACATCATGCTCCAGGGGAGGTCAGGATCCAACTTGTGCTTCTGAGTCCAGTCAAAGAAAGCCATGTGCTTCTGAGGGCTGTAATG TCAAGTTCATCATCAAGTCGTTCAACATTCCTGAGCTATCAATTGAGGTCCCTGAAAATGCAACAGTTGGTTCATTGAAG AGAATTGTAATGGATGCTGTTACTAGTAAAGTTGAAGGCAGCCTCAGTGTCAGTGTGCTACTTCAAGGGAAGATCATTCAAGATGACAATAAGACGCTTCATCAGGCTGGGATTTGCCACGGGGCAAAACCAGATAGCATAGGCTTCACACTGGAATGTGAAGCTAAGCAAGATTCTCGTCCTTCAGGAATAGCACCTGAAGAGATGGACTCCGCTGGTCCATCTGTTGTGAATCCGTTGTCGAA GATAAAGTTCGAACAGCCTTTTATAAGCTGCACTCTGGGTGATTATCCCTATGAAGGGGCTGCGCAAGTCAGGCCAGAAATCTGCCAAGCGATCGTCCCCTATGGGACTTCAAACCCAGATGTGCTGGCCATCGTGCCGGTTGTTCCCAGGTCAAGGCAGAGGGACTTCGGGCAAAGGCGTAAGCGGAGGCCCTTCTCCGTTGCTGAGGTGGAGTTGCTGGTGGAAGCTGTGGAGCTGCTTGGTTTCGGCAG GTGGAAAAACGTCAAGAACCATGCGTTTCGCGACAACGAGGAGAGGACCTATGTCGACCTCAAG GACAAGTGGAAGAACCTGGTGCACACGGCGAGCATCCCCCCGCAGCTCCGGCGGGGCAGGGCGATCCCGCCGCAGGACCTCCTGGACCGAGTGCTGGCGGCGCAGGCCTACTGGACCGTGCACCACGCCAAGCGCGACGAGGAGGAAGGCAGAGACTAG